A window of Papilio machaon chromosome 1, ilPapMach1.1, whole genome shotgun sequence contains these coding sequences:
- the LOC106714204 gene encoding NADH dehydrogenase [ubiquinone] flavoprotein 1, mitochondrial, whose translation MAGALTRVIQGSKTHLGIVGPLVNINNGSVRFQQTKTKFGPLADSDRIFTNLYGRHDWRLKGALKRGDWFKTKEILLKGTDWIVNELKTSGLRGRGGAGFPTGMKWSFMNKPSDGRPKYLVVNADEGEPGTCKDREIMRHDPHKLIEGCLIAGRAMGAQAAYIYIRGEFYNEASNLQVAIAEAYQAGLIGRNACGSGYDFDVFVHRGAGAYICGEETALIESIEGKQGKPRLKPPFPADVGLFGCPTTVNNVETIAVSPTICRRGGSWFASFGRPRNSGTKLFNISGHVNTPCTVEEEMSIPLRELIERHAGGVTGGWDNLLAIIPGGSSTPLIPKDVCSNVMMDFDALVAAQTSLGTAAIIVMDSSTDIVKAIARLIMFYKHESCGQCTPCREGVSWMNKIIYRFVDGNASPKEIDMLWEISKQIEGHTICALGDGAAWPVQGLIRHFRPELERRMAAYAACHGPSKAERLY comes from the exons ATGGCTGGTGCGTTGACGAGGGTAATTCAGGGTTCAAAAACGCATTTgg GCATCGTTGGCCCATTGGTGAACATCAACAATGGGTCAGTTCGGTTCCAACAGACCAAGACGAAATTTGGGCCTTTGGCGGACAGCGATCGTATCTTTACCAACCTGTACGGTCGTCATGACTGGCGACTGAAAGGCGCTCTCAAGCGAGGAGATTGGTTCAAGACTAAAGAGATCCTATTGAAAGGCACTGACTGGATTGtca ATGAACTCAAGACATCAGGTCTCCGAGGTCGTGGGGGTGCTGGTTTCCCTACTGGCATGAAATGGTCATTCATGAACAAGCCATCAGATGGACGTCCTAAGTACTTGGTAGTGAATGCTGATGAGGGTGAGCCAGGAACTTGCAAAGATCGTGAAATCATGCGACATGATCCACACAAGTTGATTGAAGGGTGTCTGATAGCTGGTCGGGCTATGGGTGCTCAAGCTGCGTACATTTACATCAGAGGAGAGTTTTACAATGAAGCGAGTAACTTACAAGTGGCTATTGCAGAG GCTTACCAAGCAGGTCTGATAGGCCGCAATGCTTGTGGCTCTGGCTACGACTTTGATGTGTTCGTCCACCGCGGTGCAGGCGCGTACATCTGCGGCGAAGAGACCGCACTCATTGAGTCTATTGAAGGCAAGCAGGGCAAGCCACGTCTCAAGCCGCCTTTCCCTGCTGATGTTGGTCTATTTGGTTGTCCCACAACGGTCAACAATGTGGAGACTATTGCTGTTTCACCT ACAATCTGTCGTCGCGGTGGTTCGTGGTTCGCGTCATTCGGTCGTCCGCGTAACTCGGGCACGAAGTTATTCAATATCTCCGGTCATGTGAACACTCCATGCACTGTTGAAGAGGAGATGAGTATACCGCTGCGGGAGCTGATAGAGAGACATGCAGGTGGAGTCACCGGCGGCTGGGATAACTTGCTGGCTATCATACCTGGAGGGTCTTCGACACCGTTGATTCCTAAAGA CGTGTGTTCTAACGTGATGATGGACTTTGACGCGCTGGTGGCTGCGCAGACGTCTCTGGGTACGGCTGCCATCATAGTTATGGACAGCTCCACTGACATAGTGAAGGCCATAGCTCGCCTCATCATGTTCTACAAGCACGAGTCCTGTGGCCAGTGTACTCCTTGCCGTGAGGGTGTCTCTTGGATGAACAAGATCATATACAG attcgTGGACGGTAACGCTTCACCAAAAGAAATCGATATGTTGTGGGAAATATCCAAGCAGATTGAAG
- the LOC106714232 gene encoding beta-lactamase-like protein 2 homolog — MSAVIPTVTRLSNRIIRILGCNPGPMTLQGTNTYLIGTGKNRILLDTGDKNVSEYQKNLQDVVQTEQVNIEHIVVTHWHHDHIGGVEDLYGTIAKQPKIWKHKRSDGDNKDDPLSLPIHWLSDGQQIEVEGATLKIHHTPGHTTDHVVLTLLEENIMFSGDCILGEGTAVFEDLYTYMKSLNKILDLNPNVIYPGHGNIVEDPIEKIEYYIAHRNLRENQILETLKKNSDKQLTEMDLVRIIYTETPEHLWPAAAYNVNHHLRKLTKENKLKEIEVDGDRKWQYLVSSNL, encoded by the exons atgtcagCGGTCATTCCAACTGTGACCCGACTCTCAAATAGGATAATAAGGATACTAGGGTGTAATCCCGGGCCTATGACGCTGCAAGGgacaaatacatatttaattggGACCGGAAAAAA TCGCATATTATTAGACACAggtgataaaaatgtttccgAGTACCAGAAAAACTTGCAAGATGTGGTACAGACGGAACAAGTCAATATAGAGCACATAGTTGTTACACATTGGCACCATGATCATATCGGAGGGGTTGAGGACTTATATGGGACCATTGCTA aacAACCCAAAATATGGAAGCACAAGCGAAGTGACGGCGATAATAAAGACGACCCGTTATCATTACCCATACATTGGTTGTCTGATGGTCAACAAATTGAAGTCGAAGGTGCTACTCTCAAAATACACCATACACCTGGTCATACAACTGATCATGTTGTACTTACGTTActtgaagaaaatattatgttcaGCGGAGACTGTATTTTAGGTGAAGGGACTGCAGTATTCGAAGATTTGTATACATACATGAAAAGTCTGaacaaaatattagatttgAATCCAAATGTCATATATCCTGGCCATGGTAATATTGTTGAG gatccaatagaaaaaatagaatattacaTAGCTCATAGGAATTTAAGAGAGAATCAaatattagaaacattaaaaaaaaattcagataAGCAGCTTACAGAAATGGATCTAGTCAGGATTATTTACACTGAAACTCCGGAACATTTATGGCCCGCAGCAGCTTATAATGTCAACCATCATCTAAGGAAACTaacaaaggaaaataaattgaaagaaattGAAGTCGACGGTGATAGAAAATGGCAATATTTAGTTtcatcaaatttataa
- the LOC106714213 gene encoding mRNA-capping enzyme, which produces MSQRDSGPIPNRWLNCPRKAAGLIAEKFLAFKTPLGPHFNEKVPVENRFTPSILFLNLRDLKIKLGLWIDLTNTSRFYDKNEIEKNGCKYIKMACRGHGETPTREQTRHFIDTVNNFMNKHPDDMIGVHCTHGFNRTGFLIVSFMVEEMDFSLDAALHQFAIKREPGIYKQDYLDELYKRYEDSADFPPTAPPRPQWCNEDEEEYDDDELQANSSHASHSSHSSHSEANSSHKHDRGRGKKGHMKPKEFIPPMHGVNFYDNEDDVLSIQQKAKNFCKWTGKGFPGCQPVSMTVENISLLQLKPYRVSWKADGVRYMMLIDGKDRVFMLDRDFSIFKVDGLIFLHNKTMKHLTDTLLDGEMVIDKEDGEEKHRYLCYDIIRFENQNVGRESFYPVRLMCIEKEIMNPRNRAIASGMISKGPFSVHLKEFWDLSMTHYLLDEKFAKKLCHEPDGLIFQPSKEGYVAGACDEVLKWKPSDMNSVDFRLKITTESGLGMLPKKIGLLYVSREKNPISNIKLTKQMKHLNNKIIECKFENGQWVFMRERTDKSFPNSRSTAMAVWESISNPVTKEYLLDFINTRSFHDDSEMPPPPKRSRV; this is translated from the exons ATGTCACAAAGAGATTCTGGGCCAATTCCAAATCGATGGCTGAATTGCCCACGAAAAGCTGCTGGGCTTATTGCTGAAAAGTTCTTAGCGTTTAAGACACCCCTGGGTCCACATTTCAATGAGAAAGTTCCAGTCGAAAATCGATTTACGCcatccattttatttttaaatctgcgAGACCTGAAG ataAAGTTAGGTCTGTGGATTGACTTAACAAATACATCAAGATTCTATGACAAAAATGAGATTGAGAAGAATGGTTGcaagtatattaaaatggCATGCAGAGGTCATGGAGAGACACCTACAAGAGAACAAACAAg GCATTTTATTGATacggtaaataattttatgaataaacatCCAGATGATATGATTGGTGTCCACTGCACACACGGATTCAATAGAACGGGATTTTTAATTGTGTCTTTTATGGTTGAGGAAATGGATTTCAGCTTAGATGCAGCACTGCATCAATTTGCTATTAAAAG AGAGCCAGGTATCTACAAGCAAGATTATTTGGATGAGCTATACAAACGGTACGAAGACAGTGCTGACTTTCCCCCTACAGCACCACCAAGGCCACAGTGGTGTAatg AAGATGAAGAGGaatatgatgatgatgagttgCAGGCCAATTCATCacatgcatcacactcatCGCACTCATCACATTCTGAAGCAAATTCATCACataa acatGACCGAGGTAGAGGTAAGAAAGGCCATATGAAACCTAAAGAGTTTATTCCACCAATGCATGGAGTTAACTTTTATGATAATGAGGATGATGTGTTAAGTATACAACAGAAAGCTAAAAATTTCTGTAAGTGGACAGGGAAAGGCTTTCCCGGCTGTCAGCCGGTTTCAATGACAGTGGAAAATATCAGTCTATTGCAACTCAAACCTTACAGGGTGTCTTGGAAAGCTGACGGAGTTCG GTATATGATGTTAATTGATGGTAAAGATAGAGTGTTCATGTTGGACCGAGACTTTTCAATATTCAAAGTGGATGGACTCATATTTCtacacaataaaacaatgaaacatTTGACTGATACTCTCCTTGACGGg GAGATGGTTATTGATAAAGAAGATGGTGAAGAGAAACAtagatatttatgttatgaTATTATCAGAtttgaaaatcaaaatgtgGGCAGGGAGTCATTCTATCCTGTACGGTTAATGTGTATTGAGAAGGAAATTATGAATCCTAG GAATAGAGCAATTGCGAGCGGTATGATAAGCAAAGGTCCTTTCAGTGTGCATCTAAAAGAGTTCTGGGACCTCAGCATGACGCATTATTTACTTGATGAGAAATTTGCCAAAAAACTATGCCATGAACCCGATGGACTCATTTTTCAACCATCTAAAGAG GGCTATGTGGCAGGCGCGTGTGATGAAGTGTTGAAATGGAAACCGAGTGACATGAACAGTGTGGACTTTAGATTGAAAATTACCACCGAAAGTGGACTCgg tatGTTGCCGAAGAAAATTGGTCTGCTTTATGTGTCCCGTGAGAAGAATCCAatcagtaatattaaattgacgAAGCAAATGAAGCATTTGAACAACAAGATAATTGAGTGCAAGTTCGAGAATGGCCAGTGGGTTTTCATGAGAGAGAGAACTGATAAATCTTTTCCCAACAGTCGCAGCACTGCTATGG CCGTTTGGGAGAGTATAAGTAACCCAGTTACAAAAGAGTACCTGCtagattttataaacacaAGGAGTTTCCATGACGACTCTGAGATGCCGCCGCCACCGAAACGCAGTCGTGTCTAG
- the LOC106714178 gene encoding carboxy-terminal domain RNA polymerase II polypeptide A small phosphatase 1, with protein sequence MDASSIITQVSRDDEQLNNYGSDRGTTPSGQHNEGDGTPVSGSTALGGKKSSGGGGFLRSLLCCWRGGRGKGPPGSNGANSIDGRASPPLLVMSDHAPRPLLPPVRHQDMHKKCMVIDLDETLVHSSFKPINNADFVVPVEIDGAVHQVYVLKRPHVDEFLRRCGELYECVLFTASLAKYADPVADLLDRWGVFRARLFRDSCVFHRGNYVKDLNSLGRDLRRVVIVDNSPASYIFHPDNAVPVASWFDDMTDSELLDLIPFFEKLSKVDSVYTVLRNSNHPYNPAQGSPPPA encoded by the exons atggacgCATCGTCCATTATAACTCAAGTGTCACGGGATGACGAACAATTAAACAACTATGGATCCGACAGAG GAACGACGCCCAGCGGCCAGCATAATGAAGGGGATGGTACCCCGGTGTCGGGGTCGACGGCTCTGGGCGGCAAGAAATCGAGTGGTGGCGGAGGGTTTCTGCGATCCCTTCTGTGTTGTTGGCGAGGTGGCAGAGGCAAGGGGCCGCCCGGCAGCAATGGTGCAAACAGCATCGATGGCCGGGCTTCTCCCCCACTGCTGGTCATGTCGGACCATGCACCCCGCCCATTGTTACCACCAGTAAGACATCAGGACATgcataaaaaatgtatggtCATTGATTTGGATGAAACTCTGGTTCACAGTTCATTTAAG CCCATCAACAATGCGGACTTCGTGGTGCCCGTGGAGATCGACGGTGCGGTGCATCAGGTGTATGTGCTGAAGCGGCCGCATGTCGACGAGTTCCTGCGTCGATGCGGGGAGCTGTACGAGTGCGTGCTCTTTACAGCTTCCCTCGCCAAGTACGCGGACCCCGTCGCTGACCTGCTAGATAG ATGGGGCGTGTTCCGCGCGCGCTTGTTCCGTGACAGCTGCGTGTTCCACCGCGGCAACTATGTGAAGGACCTCAATAGCCTCGGCCGGGACCTGCGGCGCGTCGTCATCGTCGACAACTCGCCCGCCTCATACATCTTCCATCCGGATAACGCT GTACCTGTCGCGTCCTGGTTCGACGACATGACAGATTCAGAACTATTAGACCTGATACCGTTCTTCGAGAAGCTGAGCAAAGTCGACAGTGTGTATACAGTGCTGCGTAACTCCAACCACCCGTACAACCCGGCGCAGGGCAGCCCGCCGCCCGCATAG